TATCCTGAGGCCTGGAGAGACTATCTTGGAGAAGGTGCTCATGTAGAGCACCCTCCCCGACTTATCCATCGCCTTTATAGGGGTGGGCATAGGCCCCTCGAAGGATATATACCCATAGGGGTTATCCTCTAGGATCAAGAAGTCAAACTCCTCAGCCAGCTCAAGCATCCCTCTCCTCCTCTCCATCGAGAGGACCGTGGTCGTCGGATTGTGATAGGAGGGGACTGCGTAGAGAAGCTTCGGCCTCCGCCCCTCCAGAGCCAGACGCTTCAACTCCTTTTCCAGGAGGTCTAACCTCATACCCTCCTCGTCGATGGGGATGGATAAGAACTCTGGGTTGAACTGCTTGAAGGCCGCTAGGGCCTGAAGGTATGTGGGGGAGTCCACGATGATGATGTCTCCATGGTCTATGAACAACCTCGAAGTCAGATCTAGGGCCTGCTGGGAACCTGTCGTCACCATGATCTCGGTTCTCGGATCAGCCCTTATCCCAGCCCCCTCCATGAGCCTCGCAAGCCCCTCCCTCAACGCCCCGCTCCCCATGTTGCTCCCATACTGGAGCATCTCCCTCCAAGCCTCCGCTGAGGCCTCCTCTAAAACCTCCTTCACGGGCCCCACCGGCAATGAGGGGGGGTCATAGCTGCCGCCAGTGAGGGATATGAGCCTCTTCCCCTGCCTCATGAGTTCGAAGGCCGCTAAGACGACCTCCGTGAGGATGCCGGGCTCGAAGGTCTTTCCAAGCCTAGAGTAGAACCTCTCAGGTGTGAACATCCCCCTGGATAATGCTTCGGGATATTTAAGACTTCGGAAAATTTATATGGACTATATAATATTTATGATACTTGGAAAAAATGATTGCCACAGGAGATGTAGAATTAAGCGTAAGATCCGGCTTCAATGGGGCTCTTATAATGTTCATAGTGAGTCTAGCCATAATCGGCCTGGGAATATATATGACCGTAAAAGGGGTTCTGAAACCTAGAATCAGGAGGCTCCCTGGAGTTGATGCGCTGGATGAATGCATAGGCAGGGCTGCAGAACTCGGGCGCCCAGTACACTACACAGTCGGTCTGGGTGGAATATATAACGAGCAGGTTATAGCGGGCTTGAGCATAGCTAGATACGTAGCGAGGAGGTGCGCTGAGCTCGGAGTTAGGTTTCTCTTCACCTTCTCAGCCCCCACAGTCCAGCCCGTAGCGGTGGACCTGATCAAGGAGGCCTACCTCGAGGCCGGTAAACCTGAGGAGTTCAGGCCTGAGGACATCATGTGGCTCTCAGATCGCCAGTTCGCCTTCGCAACGGGGGTGATGGGCCTAGTTCTTAGGGAGAAGGCTGCGGCAAACTTGCTCCTGGGATACTTCGCCGCCGAGTCCCTCATCTTCGCCGAGGCGGGATACAGGGCCGGAGCAATGCAGATAGCTGGAACCACAAACTCCTACCAGATACCATTCTTCGTGACAACCTGCGACTATACCCTGATAAGCGAGGAGCTAATC
This genomic interval from Candidatus Bathyarchaeota archaeon contains the following:
- a CDS encoding PLP-dependent aminotransferase family protein; translated protein: MFTPERFYSRLGKTFEPGILTEVVLAAFELMRQGKRLISLTGGSYDPPSLPVGPVKEVLEEASAEAWREMLQYGSNMGSGALREGLARLMEGAGIRADPRTEIMVTTGSQQALDLTSRLFIDHGDIIIVDSPTYLQALAAFKQFNPEFLSIPIDEEGMRLDLLEKELKRLALEGRRPKLLYAVPSYHNPTTTVLSMERRRGMLELAEEFDFLILEDNPYGYISFEGPMPTPIKAMDKSGRVLYMSTFSKIVSPGLRIGWIAARREFVAKMAEAKSNIDICSDGLSQYVAAGLLRRGVVEKQIAHVTNVYRRKRDLMLETMETRFPEGAEWTKPKGGLFIWVKMPSHVNTDEVLKEALNNGVAYIPGSNFFLDPSIRNYLRLNYSFPSEEDIVEGISILGRIFREKI